The DNA segment AGGTCAACGAAGCCCTAGCCGCCCCGAAGAACGCCCCAATCGGACACCAAAGCCCCCCGACAGGCAGACCAATTACCGCGACCTAAACCGCGTACAGGTGATACAGCATGGCGTACACCATCACACCCGTGATTGACACGTACATCCAGATTGGGAAGGCGAAACGGACCAGTTTCTTGTGCGCCAGGATTCGCCCGGCCTTGGCCAGATAAATCGCCCGGACGGCCAGAAAAGGCACCGCGATCGCTAGGACCAAGTGAGTCCCCAAAATCCCGAAGTACGTGTACCGGGCGGCATCCGAGGCGATCGCCGGATCGGTTGGAAATCGCCGGTTGGGTTCGCCAGTTGCCTGGAACAAGGCGACCTTATGGAACAAGTACAACACCAGAAACAACGCACTGACCGCAAACGCCGCCAGCATGTACTTCTTGTGAACTCGCGCCCGGCCTCGCTTGATGTTCACCAAACCGATCGCCAACAAGACCGCAGCGGTCGCGTTGAGGGAAGCGGTCACGTGAGGAAGATTGTCGGCCAGAAACTGCCAATTCATGCGGATTCCTGAGCTTTCATCATTTCGCGAATCTTATCTTTCATGGCAGCCAGTTGACGCTTTTCGGGCCAGTTGTAAAAGCCCTCGATCGCCCCTTGGGGGTCAACCAAAACGAATCGCTCGGTATGAAATTGCTTGTTGACCGGTTGCTGGAAAATCTCGCCACCGATTCGGCGGATGTACGTCAGGTCGCCCGTCATGAACAACCACTGATTCTCGTCAGCACCGAACCGAGCCGCATACTCGCGAAGCTTCTCGGGCGTGTCGGTTTCAGGGTCGACCGAGATCGCAATGAAGCGAACGCCCTGCCCTTCGAATTCGTCCTGCAGTTCTTTGATGATCTGGTTCTGCTTGACGCAAATGCTGGGGCACGTGCTGAAGAAGAAGCTGACGACATAAGGCTGGCCGGCTAGGTCTTCACTCTTGACCGTCTTGCCGCTCCGCTCGGTCAACTCGAACCGACTAAGCCACTCTTCGTCCTCGGGCGGCTTCGACAAAGTCGCACTTTCGATCTCGCTTGGGTCCAGCGCCGACGGGCCGTCATTGGTGTAGACAACATCATTCGGACCAGGCCCTGACCCCGTTGCGACCGGTTTGCGCAACACCCGAATCGCCAAACCTAGGCCGACGCCGACCAACAGAATCATCGCAATGTTTATCAGTGTTTTCATTTTCATTTTCCTCTAAACAATCACGTCGACCTTGCGACTGCCTCGCATCAGGTACCACGCGATCAGTGTTGCCACCACCGCCATCGCGATCGATACGATCCAACAAACCGACGACGACGGAGCAAAACCTACGGCAGCAAAATCGATCTGCGGGTACATCAAACGACGTAGCTCGACCATCGAATAACTCAGCGGGTTTGCCCTCATGATACCGCCCAAAACCCATTGCCCCCAACTCGCACCAGCATCCAAGACTGGGATCGGGAAGAACGAACCGCTCAGCAACCACATCGGCATTAACCCCAACATCATGATCGCATGGAACCCCTGCGTGCTTTCCATCGGCCACGCCACGATCATCCCCAGCGAGCACATGGCCACCGCAATTACCGCCAACAATATCAAAATCGGCACCACCGACGAACTGAACGAAACCGTGCTAATGACATAGACCAGCGCCAAGAAAACGGCCGCCTGGACCCAAGCGATCGCCGCGCCACCGAGCACCTTGCCGACCAGCACTGGCAATCGCCCGACCGGTGCGACCAATACGGACTGCATGAAGCCTTCGCGGCGATCTTCGATCACCGAGATCGTCGCGAAAATGGCGGTAAACAACACGATCAACCCAAGCGTGCCCGGCAAAAAGAACTGCATGAAATCGAGCTCGCCAGAACCCGAAAACGCGCCCTTTAACCCGGTACCGAACAGCAACCAAAACAACAACGGTTGCAGGATCGCCGCGGTAACTCGATTTCGCTGGCGAAAAAAGCGAACCCATTCTCGGCGAGCCAGCATCCAAGCGGCACCCGCACCATCGGCCATTGTTGTTGTGTTGTCGTTCATATTCAGCTTGCGAAAGTGACGGACCGGAGACCAACCGGAGATTGGCGATGGGCTACGAGAACGTCTGTCCCGTCTTGGCCACAAACACGTCTTCCAAACTCGGCTTGCCGATCGTGATGGACTCGGCTTTGTCGCCTAACCGCTGCAGCAACGCTGCCACTAGCGGCGCCGGCGCATCGGTGTGCAACCGAACTTGACGAGGCAACGTCTGGACGTCCAACCCCATATCGCGGCGCAAGATTTCTTCGACTTCG comes from the Rubripirellula reticaptiva genome and includes:
- a CDS encoding SCO family protein translates to MKTLINIAMILLVGVGLGLAIRVLRKPVATGSGPGPNDVVYTNDGPSALDPSEIESATLSKPPEDEEWLSRFELTERSGKTVKSEDLAGQPYVVSFFFSTCPSICVKQNQIIKELQDEFEGQGVRFIAISVDPETDTPEKLREYAARFGADENQWLFMTGDLTYIRRIGGEIFQQPVNKQFHTERFVLVDPQGAIEGFYNWPEKRQLAAMKDKIREMMKAQESA
- a CDS encoding ABC transporter permease encodes the protein MNDNTTTMADGAGAAWMLARREWVRFFRQRNRVTAAILQPLLFWLLFGTGLKGAFSGSGELDFMQFFLPGTLGLIVLFTAIFATISVIEDRREGFMQSVLVAPVGRLPVLVGKVLGGAAIAWVQAAVFLALVYVISTVSFSSSVVPILILLAVIAVAMCSLGMIVAWPMESTQGFHAIMMLGLMPMWLLSGSFFPIPVLDAGASWGQWVLGGIMRANPLSYSMVELRRLMYPQIDFAAVGFAPSSSVCWIVSIAMAVVATLIAWYLMRGSRKVDVIV
- a CDS encoding DUF420 domain-containing protein; protein product: MNWQFLADNLPHVTASLNATAAVLLAIGLVNIKRGRARVHKKYMLAAFAVSALFLVLYLFHKVALFQATGEPNRRFPTDPAIASDAARYTYFGILGTHLVLAIAVPFLAVRAIYLAKAGRILAHKKLVRFAFPIWMYVSITGVMVYAMLYHLYAV